The Natranaeroarchaeum aerophilus DNA window TCTAGCTCGGCCAGCGCCGTCGCCGTCTTCTCGCCGACGCCCGGGATCGCCTCGAACTCCATCACTCGCCACATTCGATGCGACCGAGAAAAAGGTCCCGGCGTGGGCGGGTCGAACATCAGGCTGTTTCGATTTGCTTCGAAAGTTGTAGTAATTCACTTCGAAAACTATACTAAGTAACTACAACTTTCGAAGTGTTGACTCTCGACGGGATCTGTCCAACGACACGGGGTTTTTGTCGTTCGCTCCCCGACATACCGGTCGTGCCCCCCGAACAGAACGCGCTCGGCGGCGATCTGGAGCCATGTAGCGAGGACCCAACGACCGGCTATCTGCGAGACGGCTGCTGTCGGGATGTCGACGGTGACCCCGGCCGTCACGAGCTGTGTGCGGTGATGACCGAGGAGTTCCTCCAGTACAGCAAGGCGCAGGGGAACGATCTGATCACGCCCCGGCCCGAGTTCGAGTTTCCCGGACTGGAACCGGGCGACCACTGGTGTCTCTGTATCGATCGATGGGTCGAGGCGAAGGAGGCCGACGTCGCGCCGCCGGTCGTCCTCGAAGCGACAAACGAGTCCGTACTCGATACGGTACTGTTCTCGACGCTACTCGAACACGAGTACGAAGAGTAGGCTCGGAGGCCAGCCATGATATCGCGGCCGCTGTATCGATGGTGCGTTCCCCATACACGACAGCCACGGTCTCTTTTTTGCGTGTCCCGAACCACCGACGCATGACCGCTCACCTGCGGACGCGCTCGACCGTGTACGTCAGTCCGACCTCGTTCGTGTTCTGTTCGTCCGCGTAGCGTTTTGCCTTCGCCCGCGTCTCGAACGGTCCCGCGACCTGATCGCCGTCGAGGGTGACGTAGTACTCGCTCATCCGATCGACTGGGGGCGCGCCGATGACAAAACCGTTGTGGCCCGCCACAGATCTCTGTCCCTCCCGGTCAGTCCGTCTGGCGGGGACTGCCGGAGAGCGCACGTTTTTCCGTATCGCTGGACGATGGGGAGTATCCCGCAATTCCGATGAGCACGGACGATATCCGCGATGATACGATTTTAGAGGAGTACCGTGAGAGCGTCGATCACCCTATTTACCGGCTTTTCAGCGAGTACGGACGCGATCACGCCCACTGGTTCGCCATCGGTGTCGTCACGAGTACGCTCGCTCGATTTCTCAGCCTCGTTCCGCCGGTGATCCTGGGCATCGCCATCGACGCCGTCTTCTCCGATGATCAGGTCTACTCCCTGCCGCTGGTGCCCCAGGCGTGGATCCCCGGCAGTACAGAGGGGCAGTTCTGGCTCTCGGTCGCCCTGATGGGGGTCGCAATGGCGCTCGCGGCGGTGATGAACTTCGGCCGGACGTCGACGCTGAACTGGTTCTCTCACCGGGTCAAACACGAGGTACGCACCGACACCTACCAGCAGATGCAGCGCCTCGACATGTCGTTTTTCAACGACATGCAGACTGGCGAGTTGATGAGCATCCTCAACAACGATACGAACCGCCTCGAACTGTTCCTCGACAACATGATGGACAGCGCCATCCAGCTGGCGGTCCTCCTCCTTGGAATCGGTGCGATTCTCTTCTGGATCAACCCACAACTGGCCCTGGTCACCCTCGTTATCCTCCCGGTTGCTGGACTGTTCACTCTCTGGTTCATGCGCCGCGTCGAGGTGATGTACGCCCAGATCCGCTCGCAGGTTGGTGATCTGAACACGCGACTGGAGAACAACCTCAGCGGCATCGAGGTCATCAAGAGCGCGACGACCGAGGAGTACGAGGGCGACCGCGTCGAGGAGACCTCCTACGAGTACTTCCGGCGGGACTGGCGGGCGCTGCGCATGAACCTGATCTACCGGCCGGGGCTTCAGCTCCTGACCTCGTTTGCGTTCATCGCGACGTTCATCGTCGGCGGTATCTGGGTACTTTCGGGGCCTCCCCTTGCGTTCACCGGGACGCTTTCGGTCGGTGAACTGGTCACTTTCCTCCTCCTGACCCAGCGACTGGTCGATCCGCTCGCACAGATGAGCGAGATCGTCGACCGGTACGAGGACGCCAAGGCGTCGACCAGCCGGATCTACGCGCTGATGGCGATCCCCGTCTCGATCACGGACGCCGACGATGCGGTCGAACTAGAAGACGCGAACGGTCGCGTCGAGTACGACAACGTCGGCTTTTCCTACGACGGCGAGACGACAGTTCTCAGAAACGTCGACTTCGCGGTCGAACCCGGTGAGACTGTCGGGCTCGTCGGGCCGACCGGTGCGGGGAAAACGACGATCCTCAAACTCCTGCTCCGGCTCTACGATGTCGACTCCGGCGCGGTGCGCGTCGACGGCTACGATGTCCGGGACGTGACCCTGGCGAGTCTCCGGGGATCGATCGGCTACGTCAGCCAGGACCCATTCCTCTTTGACGGGACCATCCGCGAGAACCTCACCTACGGCGCGTTCGATGCCACGGACGAGGAGATGATCGAAGCGGCGAAGATGGCCGAAGCCCACGAGTTCGTCCGGAACCTCAGCAAGGGCTATGACACGCAGGTCGGCGAGCGCGGCGTCAAGCTCTCCGGTGGCCAGCGCCAGCGCCTCTGTATCGCCCGGACGATCCTCGCGGACCCACCGATCCTGATCCTCGACGAGGCGACCAGCGACGTCGACACCGAGACGGAGATGCTGATCCAGCGCAGCCTGGATCGAGTAACCGAGAACCGGACGACGTTCGTGATTGCCCATCGACTCTCGACGATCCGTGAGGCAGACGAGATCCTCGTCGTCGAAGACGGTCGGATCGTCGAGGACGGCACGCACGAGGAACTCATCGACGAAGACGGGCTGTACGCCAACCTCTGGAGCGTTCAGGCCGGGGAGATCGACGACCTCGATGCGGAGTTCGTCGAGCGGGCCTCACGCCGGGCCGCGATGCGCTCGCGCGACACCGAAGACGAGTAGCTCCGATCGTACTGTTGGAGGGAATACTACTGGCCGAGAAAGTCGGTGTCACACTCCCGTCTAATGGTCGTGCTGTCGTCATCGATGTGGATCTCCGTCACTGCACAGTTCCCAATCTCGATATCCCTGATCGTTTCGACGATGTCCAGCTCGTGTAGGTCGCCGAGAACAACGTGGATTGGGCCGCCGTGGGTGACGACGACAACGGTCTCGTCGTCCACGCTCTCGCGGAGTTCGCCCCAGGCATCGCGCACGCGACCATCGAAGTCCAGCCAGCTCTCGCCGCGCTCGGGAGTTGCGCTGGCTCCCTCATACCCCGATTCGAGCACCGAGAACTCGGGGTATCCCTGGAAGAGTTCGCCGTACCCGAGCCCCTGCAGGACGCCGAAGTCCCGCTCGCGCCACGCCCGGTCGGTCGTCACGTCATCCGTATCGACTGCACGGCGGATCTCTCGGAGGGTTTCGACGGTGCGCCGGAGATCGGAGGCGACGATCCGATCGATATCGTACGTTGCTGCGAGATGTTGGCCGAGCGCGGCCCCCTGTTCCCGGCCACGGTCGTTCAGCCCGACCGGTGCCCAGCCCTGTACCCGATGCTCGTCGTTCCACGCCGTCTCGCCGTGGCGTACCAGCACGACAGTTCCCATCGCCGCTTCGTTCGGACGCCGCCGAAAAGTACCTTCGCGTCGCGGTGAACTGGTGGCCCAACGCTCTGGGCCAGCTCTGGTGAACGATCGGCCACTTCTTACCGAATATAGCGACTGAATCAGATGTCTGTACGGAACCGCTGGATGTGCGGGCGAATATTGGGCGATTCTATACACTCCTTATCCCGGCTGTGTTTCACTCTATCAATGGAAGACGCGGAGCTACCGGCCGAGTGGCATCGAGACGAGCGATATGACCGGCTTGCCCGTCGGTCCGGTAACGATCCGAAGTACGTGGGCTACGTGCACGACTCGGGCGACGCACGAGTCCACATCGCCTTCCCCGAAGCCGAAAGCGGTGACGA harbors:
- a CDS encoding ABC transporter ATP-binding protein; its protein translation is MSTDDIRDDTILEEYRESVDHPIYRLFSEYGRDHAHWFAIGVVTSTLARFLSLVPPVILGIAIDAVFSDDQVYSLPLVPQAWIPGSTEGQFWLSVALMGVAMALAAVMNFGRTSTLNWFSHRVKHEVRTDTYQQMQRLDMSFFNDMQTGELMSILNNDTNRLELFLDNMMDSAIQLAVLLLGIGAILFWINPQLALVTLVILPVAGLFTLWFMRRVEVMYAQIRSQVGDLNTRLENNLSGIEVIKSATTEEYEGDRVEETSYEYFRRDWRALRMNLIYRPGLQLLTSFAFIATFIVGGIWVLSGPPLAFTGTLSVGELVTFLLLTQRLVDPLAQMSEIVDRYEDAKASTSRIYALMAIPVSITDADDAVELEDANGRVEYDNVGFSYDGETTVLRNVDFAVEPGETVGLVGPTGAGKTTILKLLLRLYDVDSGAVRVDGYDVRDVTLASLRGSIGYVSQDPFLFDGTIRENLTYGAFDATDEEMIEAAKMAEAHEFVRNLSKGYDTQVGERGVKLSGGQRQRLCIARTILADPPILILDEATSDVDTETEMLIQRSLDRVTENRTTFVIAHRLSTIREADEILVVEDGRIVEDGTHEELIDEDGLYANLWSVQAGEIDDLDAEFVERASRRAAMRSRDTEDE
- a CDS encoding histidine phosphatase family protein, which gives rise to MGTVVLVRHGETAWNDEHRVQGWAPVGLNDRGREQGAALGQHLAATYDIDRIVASDLRRTVETLREIRRAVDTDDVTTDRAWRERDFGVLQGLGYGELFQGYPEFSVLESGYEGASATPERGESWLDFDGRVRDAWGELRESVDDETVVVVTHGGPIHVVLGDLHELDIVETIRDIEIGNCAVTEIHIDDDSTTIRRECDTDFLGQ
- a CDS encoding DUF2237 family protein, whose product is MPPEQNALGGDLEPCSEDPTTGYLRDGCCRDVDGDPGRHELCAVMTEEFLQYSKAQGNDLITPRPEFEFPGLEPGDHWCLCIDRWVEAKEADVAPPVVLEATNESVLDTVLFSTLLEHEYEE